A stretch of the Plectropomus leopardus isolate mb unplaced genomic scaffold, YSFRI_Pleo_2.0 unplaced_scaffold4388, whole genome shotgun sequence genome encodes the following:
- the LOC121939246 gene encoding S-formylglutathione hydrolase-like codes for MALTQVSSNKCAGGFQKVFEHESTELKCKMKFAVYLPPKADTDKCPVMYWLSGLTCTEQNFITKAGSQIPAAEHGIIIVAPDTSPRGCNIEGEDENWDFGTGAGFYVDATQDPWKTNYRMYSYITEELPKLVDANFPTDPDRVSISGHSMGGHGALICALKNPGKYKAVSAFAPICNPMQCPWGQKAFSGYLGSDRSTWEAYDATVLAAAYSGPQLDILIDQGRDDQFLSASQLLPDNLIAVCSKKKIPVVFRLQPGYDHSYFFIYSFMSDHIKHHAKFLNA; via the exons ATGGCTCTCACACAAGTGTCCTCCAACAAGTGCGCAGGCGGCTTCCAGAAGGTTTTCGAACACGAGAG CACCGAGCTCAAGTGTAAGATGAAGTTTGCCGTCTACCTGCCTCCCAAAGCCGACACCGACAAGTGTCCCGTCATGTACTGGCTGTCTG GTCTGACGTGCACGGAGCAAAACTTCATCACCAAAGCCGGCAGTCAGATCCCTGCTGCGGAGCACGGCATCATCATCGTCGCTCCGGACACCAGCCCAc GCGGCTGCAACATCGAGGGGGAGGATGAGAACTGGGATTTCGGCACCGGAGCTGGTTTCTACGTCGACGCCACGCAGGATCCCTGGAAGACCAACTACCGCATGTACTCGTACATCACCGAGGAG CTCCCCAAACTGGTCGACGCTAACTTCCCCACCGACCCGGACCGCGTGTCCATCAGCGGTCACTCCATGGGCGGACACGGGGCGCTCATCTGTGCCCTGAAGAACCCTGGGAAATACAAG gctgTTTCTGCGTTCGCTCCCATCTGTAACCCGATGCAGTGTCCCTGGGGACAGAAGGCCTTCTCAGGATACCTGGGCTCCGACAGGTCCACCTGGGAG gCGTACGATGCCACCGTGCTGGCGGCGGCGTACTCCGGCCCTCAGCTGGACATCCTGATCGATCAGGGCCGTGACGATCAGTTCCTGTCAGCCAGCCAGCTGCTGCCCGACAACCTGATCGCCGTCTGCTCCAAGAAGAAGATCCCCGTCGTCTTCAGACTGCAGCCG GGCTACGACCACAGCTACTTCTTCATCTACTCCTTCATGAGCGACCACATCAAACACCACGCCAAGTTCCTCAACGCCTGA